The sequence aatatacaataagataaaaatagaatacaaatataaatgctatatacaactgagtaaaaatacaacgatgacagaaaggattattgcacttagtattattgcatatgtatggatgtgtgtgctcgatcagttaaagtctttattatggagtctgacagcagtggggaggaaagacctgcgaaatctctccgtcccacaccgcgggtgccgcagtctcccactgaaggagctgctcagtgctgtcacagtctgctgcatggggtgggagatgttgtccaacagtgatgacagcttagccaccattctcctgtcactcaccacctccactgggtccagagggcatcctagaacagagctggcccttcggatcaccctgttcagtctcttcctgtccccagcagagatgctgccgccccagcagaccacaccataaaagatagcagaagccaccacagagtcatagaaggtcttcaggagtgggctctccactccaaacgacctgagtctccgcagcaggtacagcctgctctgccctttcctgtagagggcgtctgagttatgagtccagtccagtctattgttcagatgaacaccaaggtacctgtagctgtccacagcctcaatgtccataccttggatgttcagtggttgcagtggagaatgcttgtgcctgcggaagtctaccactaGTTCCTTGGTtctactggcgttgatctggaggtagttcagctggcaccagtccacaaagtcttgggtttGAACCAACCATTTtgaaccaaccaaccaaccattTTGAACCAAGTCTTACAAGAAAATTGGTCATGTTTATTAGATTTGGAATGTGTTAATTCCCTTTAGTCTAGATTGTAACAGTTGGTAACACATatggagaatgtgtgtgtgagctatGTTAAGAATAAGTAAATACACAGTTGTAATACTGTAAAAGTAATGAAAGGAGTGCATAATTGtgaatttgaataaataatggcGGAGTATTCAGGAAACGGCAATCCACGTctccctgtctgatcatttctttcctgtttaCAGGACACATATATAGCTGTCTACAGGTGCTGCCACCTGTAACACGTACATTTCAACACTTTGGACAGTTCCCACACTACTTTTGTTGTGCATGCTGGAGTCAGTCTGACCTTTTCAAACCATAAAAGGAGAGACCCGGGGTCAGGCGCCCACTTTgaccagagagagagacacagagacacaggtgAACTGCAAAATTCAAAACAGGAAATGGCAGTTATCACCCTTGAAAAGTTGcatcaagaagaagaagaagacgctGAACATCTAAAAATATCTACAACAGAttaaagcatttgaaagtcatgCCAatgagaaataagaaaaaaaacaaaaacaaatgccaaATTGCACAAGAACTGCactaaaaatcagtggcaacatgCTTTACGGATGATGAATCCATATTTGAATAATGGAAAATTATGGagttatgaaaaaagaaaagtaccatcagattttgatccaccatgcaatacaatttagaaaacatctgattggcaacagcttcatgttTCAGCAGGAAAATGATGCCAAACACGCtgcaaatgcagtaaaagcatacctggatagacaAATGAGTGCATCTGGTTATTAGATATTGGAAATAAGCCTGTTTATTTACTCTTATTTTTACATGCCTCGCTGTAACTCTTCAgcacattttcttaaaaatgaaagaaatcaacAGCTTTTCATTCCAGCTTACTGACTCAAGTCAGGTCACTCATTTCACGAAAACATGATGCTTTTTCTAGTAATAATAAACCAGTGATAAACAACGAGACTTCACTCTTTCTGCACTCTGAGCACAGCTGctctttaaaagtatttttcctCTGAAAGAACACAGTTATCCTGCAAAATTTCTCCTTGTGatcttttaaaaagattttaatcATGTAATAAGAAACTTTGgagtttttcttatttctcttCTTCCAAACACAAtatgaaaatagatttttttattcaattttttttattcaatagAGACAGAGGACATGAGTTGAACATGAGCAGGCCAATGACTTGCAGCAAAGGGGACATGCTGCTTAGGTCAGCCAAGACAGTCTTTGTTTTGCCGCCATCTTGTGGATAAATGTTTTACCTGGGTGCAAAGACTAGCCAAGTGAATACGGACAGCCAGTGATGTGTAAACTGTGTCCTGCCACAGGCGACTTTAAAGTCTGCCTTATCAGTGGGTTATACATATATGCTGAGGTCAAAGGaaaactaaatatacacacaccagCACTTTGGTGAATTAACTCGAGTCTTTGCTTTAATCTGTGCTAAGTACAGTAGGAGGTTTGGTAGTACATATGAAGATAagttcacacatgcacagaaacaTCAGAAGACACATGACAGTATAGATATTtctattttagaaaaaaaaatccataaattctttttacattttgttttgctttgaataCTACAGATATTATTTGTCATATTATCGGTAGTGTTTGTAGTTGAATagtgttatattattattatgtgttagGATTTGATCAATCCATGACGTGCACAAATGCATTCACAATGGtctttaaaagcaaatacattttttctctctaacAGCTGCTGTATTTACTTTCCTCTTCAGTCCTTCCTGTACTTGGTCaacctcctctcctcttcccaGTCGGTGTGGCAACTGCTGGGCCGACAGTCTTTGGCCAACAAAAGCGAATACACCCTGAGGGAGATGCCAACCTCCATACCTgtaagtgtttttcttcttcttcttttccacacactgcagtttttttttgtcatccaTCTGAGGGCATGTTTGCACTTTTTATTTGGCCTCCAAACACCACCCACCCATTTGTTTTACTTCAAACGCATTCAAATAAACCCTCTCACACTGAGACTGATATACGTTCTCCACCTTAC comes from Astatotilapia calliptera chromosome 14, fAstCal1.2, whole genome shotgun sequence and encodes:
- the LOC113036216 gene encoding protein broad-minded-like, which produces MHSQWSLKANTFFLSNSCCIYFPLQSFLYLVNLLSSSQSVWQLLGRQSLANKSEYTLREMPTSIPDLIDRLIAVNSDGKIHSLFHYEESHTFGLRGGGERGDLGSSSWRA